TCCACGCTGCCACACGAGTTCTTCACGCCGCTCGCCGGTATCCTCGGTATTGTCGAGTTGCTCCGGGACAAGGATGCGCCGCTCTCCCCGGAGGACACCGAACAGTTCCTCGTCGAAATGCAGCAGGCCGGATGGCGTCTGCACCGCACGCTGAACAACTATTTCACGGCCCTGAACCTGGAGCAGACCTCGCCGGCCGAGCAGGTACTTCCGGACCTGGCGCACGAACGCCTGAAGAAGGCCGTGCAGACCGGCATTGAAGCCGCGGCCAAGCGGCATGCCCGCCAACGGGACCTGGAAATCCGGCTGGCCGACACGTCCATACAGGGCTTGGCGGCCGATGTCACGCTCATCACGGAAGAGCTCGTGGAAAACGCATGCGTGTATTCGCCACCCGGAACGCTCATTCGCGTCACGCTCGCGGCCGACGGCGTGTTGACGGTTACCGACGAGGGCCGGGGCATGTCCCGGGACCAGATCCGCGAGGTCGGGGCATTCAAGCAGTTCGACCGCAGGAAATTCGAGCAGCAGGGCCTGGGCCTCGGGCTGTTCCTGGTCCAGCGGATTGCCGGCAATGCCGGGGCGTCGTTTGAAATAGACAGTGCGCCGGACGAAGGCACGCGTGTGCATGTGGGGTTCGTTCGGGGAGGCCAGTAGATGGTCACCTCCACCCCCCTCGACGCCATGGCCGCTGAATTCCTGACCGCGCTCCGGTCGGGCGACCGTCACGGTGCCAGCAATCTCGTACTCAATGCGGTAAACACGGGTCGTGTCCCGGTGCGGGACATCTACCTGAACGTCTTCCGCACGTCGCAGTACGAAGTCGGCCGACTCTGGTCCGAAGGCGAACTCTCGGTTGCCGAGGAGCACTACTGCACGGCGGCGACGCAACTCATCATGTCGCAACTCTATCCGCACATCTTTTCCGTGGCCCGTCGCGGGAAGACCCTGGTAGCC
Above is a genomic segment from Rhodothermales bacterium containing:
- a CDS encoding hybrid sensor histidine kinase/response regulator; this encodes MHTILIIDDDEPILSTFGFTLENAGYEALTASGGAEGLELAHNNVPDVILCDVNMPGMNGWEVLRAVRAEPTTAHIQFVLMTGNTRDIQPRTGMEVGADDFLVKPFGQKELLKTVEARLHRAEVHRKLAQDAAKSVRTNLRSTLPHEFFTPLAGILGIVELLRDKDAPLSPEDTEQFLVEMQQAGWRLHRTLNNYFTALNLEQTSPAEQVLPDLAHERLKKAVQTGIEAAAKRHARQRDLEIRLADTSIQGLAADVTLITEELVENACVYSPPGTLIRVTLAADGVLTVTDEGRGMSRDQIREVGAFKQFDRRKFEQQGLGLGLFLVQRIAGNAGASFEIDSAPDEGTRVHVGFVRGGQ